A region of Clostridium acetobutylicum ATCC 824 DNA encodes the following proteins:
- a CDS encoding phage tail spike protein: MLLLLDTQKNKIGNIADYKDLKLEREINKLDILSFSISRNDPAYEIIQEEYYIRNNLENEYVIKQINISEDDYKEVVCEVNVEELKGTLIDNINQTQGNCEATANLAMVNTTWHVGYCDVIRKRNIIKKQCSVYDVLQEIQSMYHCEIAFNAINKEVLIYQSIGSDKGTYFSDELNLRQLNLQSDTNDYVTQIIPIGANNLTIESANNGDNYVSNYQYTKKILKAYWVDNRYTIAQDLKDDATERLSELSKPKKSYSVSIADLANLSEDYKILDYGLGDSITLLSKNKRIKDNQRIKKLEIYPEEPEKNTAEVSNTLENVEDLIKRFDNTSDTVEQITNSDNTVTSNAISSVDWTKVTNVSITSAQIGNAQVGTLQVADASITNAKIDRESVNKLVVTNADIQDATIEGAKIKEATITSANIQDEAVNESKINHAFIDKLDSTYATIKNLDVASANVDNLKVSVGTIMDLTTNTLKSQIITADNIKTNTITAGSGIIAQGAIGSAEISELDASLIRSGKLDTSLITVVSGDNHLNITGSKIQFFDTDSSNKLFERICIGDVNGDKSDYGMVLRAKNGTTTLFDVDGITKEGFTDGYGKLDNNSLDPKKIDIEKVVTSINGAVTKIDGSSITVDNQTLSARFSSITENLDNMQIGGTNVLRNTAFNGLDHWGVTGVQGCATVSTDNKYNQNNSVCINITGATSNVYGGISQNLSNQVIPGETYVLSFYLMCPDLSKFTSDLRIYFPQYDTSNNLLDTWAQVGDIVSSQLTQGVWKKYVYPIKFNSAFKTANLNIDFSMNGLVYLNSLKLEKGNKTTDWSPSPLDIESSISSVSSQVTETANAIGFNLNTQTWDTTDNYSSFKDIQTFIQANHGKITSSVSETDIEASIGNINIGINNLIHNGNFLKGAIPGSTTAPNYWGFWGNPEIYGEQGQGPYILTGTLYIGHQIYNSGISQELTDILEPNTTYTIVFNSSKESVNGVYNQMEYYDSNKNCIGTTKFDYDYSKPNTPQSFTFTTPASFVAVDFAHGGTAQVWRSGYLTSIGNVVLVEGTKAPSSFVYNLDDIQKQIDQNTSTISQQANLISTKVDVNGVISTIQQNPTSVQYAFNQINSAMIQIDGAGLHIGNGGIEIKNKSGNIVFNTDSNGDLNMRGTLSQYDSNGQISTDIRNNAFNCYDWKSSGNFVGSLTASESDDGHLGVAVYSDNGDELYLGNFVGSAGRAVSLITISQLKQYPINFNGNMDLHNYNINNPGNLVQTQSDGFINYIRMHNGSNGAYMEVANVDHLYGINVWNSDISFKYAIADSTENALDIINRFKHRQFHWKEDGRHQELGYVSQELYAINPALVLSVPQKNGTVIMQPRDDMIIPYLSKSIQEEDAKVEQLKSKIISLENRILMLENQNKTA, encoded by the coding sequence ATGCTATTACTATTAGATACACAAAAAAATAAAATAGGAAATATCGCAGATTATAAGGACTTAAAATTAGAGAGAGAAATCAATAAACTAGATATTCTCTCTTTTTCTATATCCAGAAATGATCCTGCCTATGAAATTATCCAGGAAGAATACTATATACGTAATAATCTAGAAAACGAATATGTTATAAAGCAAATAAACATAAGCGAAGATGATTATAAAGAGGTTGTTTGTGAAGTTAATGTTGAAGAGTTAAAAGGTACTTTAATAGACAACATAAATCAAACTCAAGGAAACTGTGAAGCAACAGCAAATTTGGCAATGGTCAATACTACATGGCATGTTGGATATTGTGATGTAATCAGAAAGAGAAACATAATAAAAAAACAGTGCTCTGTGTATGATGTACTGCAAGAAATACAATCAATGTATCACTGTGAAATAGCTTTTAATGCTATTAATAAAGAAGTTTTAATTTATCAGAGTATTGGAAGTGACAAAGGCACTTATTTTTCAGATGAATTAAACTTAAGGCAACTAAATTTACAAAGTGACACAAATGATTATGTTACTCAAATAATTCCTATTGGCGCTAATAATTTAACTATAGAGAGCGCAAATAACGGAGATAACTATGTTAGTAATTATCAATACACTAAGAAGATTCTAAAAGCTTATTGGGTAGATAATCGTTATACAATAGCACAAGATTTAAAGGATGATGCAACAGAAAGGCTTTCGGAACTCAGTAAGCCTAAAAAATCCTATAGTGTTAGTATTGCAGATCTAGCAAACTTGAGCGAAGATTATAAAATATTAGACTACGGGTTAGGCGATAGTATAACTTTATTAAGTAAGAATAAAAGAATAAAAGATAATCAGCGCATAAAGAAGCTGGAAATCTATCCAGAAGAGCCTGAAAAAAATACTGCAGAAGTTTCAAACACATTGGAAAATGTAGAAGACTTAATAAAAAGATTTGATAATACTAGCGACACAGTTGAACAAATAACAAATTCTGATAATACCGTGACTTCTAATGCTATAAGCAGTGTAGACTGGACTAAAGTAACTAATGTAAGTATAACATCAGCACAAATTGGAAATGCACAAGTTGGTACTTTACAAGTGGCTGATGCAAGTATTACAAATGCAAAAATAGATAGAGAAAGTGTAAATAAGCTCGTTGTAACTAATGCGGATATACAGGATGCAACAATAGAAGGTGCAAAGATAAAAGAAGCTACAATAACAAGTGCTAATATTCAGGATGAGGCAGTAAATGAGAGTAAAATAAATCATGCTTTTATTGATAAGCTTGATTCTACATATGCAACTATAAAAAATTTAGATGTTGCAAGTGCAAATGTAGACAATTTAAAAGTATCCGTTGGAACTATTATGGACCTTACTACCAATACCCTTAAATCGCAAATAATAACCGCTGATAATATAAAGACTAATACTATTACTGCTGGTAGTGGAATTATAGCGCAAGGTGCAATTGGAAGTGCTGAAATAAGCGAACTTGATGCAAGTTTAATACGTTCTGGAAAGTTAGATACTTCACTTATAACTGTTGTAAGTGGAGATAATCATTTGAACATAACAGGTTCGAAAATACAATTTTTTGATACAGATTCAAGTAATAAGCTTTTTGAACGCATCTGTATAGGGGATGTTAATGGTGATAAGAGCGATTACGGTATGGTTCTAAGAGCTAAAAATGGTACAACTACACTCTTTGATGTAGATGGAATAACTAAAGAAGGATTTACAGATGGTTATGGAAAGTTAGATAACAACTCTTTAGATCCTAAGAAGATAGATATAGAAAAGGTTGTAACTTCTATCAATGGTGCTGTTACTAAAATAGATGGTAGCAGTATAACAGTAGACAACCAAACTTTGAGTGCTAGGTTTAGTTCTATTACAGAAAACTTAGATAACATGCAAATTGGAGGAACAAATGTATTAAGAAATACTGCCTTCAATGGGTTAGACCATTGGGGCGTAACAGGGGTTCAAGGGTGTGCAACAGTATCAACAGACAACAAGTATAACCAAAATAATTCTGTATGTATAAATATAACGGGTGCTACTTCGAATGTTTATGGTGGAATATCTCAAAATCTTTCTAATCAAGTTATTCCAGGAGAAACTTATGTATTAAGTTTTTACTTAATGTGCCCTGATTTATCCAAATTCACAAGTGACTTGAGAATATATTTTCCTCAGTATGATACGTCAAATAACTTACTCGACACTTGGGCTCAAGTGGGCGATATAGTTTCGAGCCAATTAACTCAGGGAGTATGGAAAAAGTACGTTTATCCAATTAAATTTAATTCTGCCTTTAAAACAGCTAACTTGAATATAGATTTCTCAATGAATGGTTTAGTTTATTTAAACTCTTTAAAGCTAGAAAAAGGTAACAAGACTACAGATTGGAGCCCTAGTCCATTAGATATTGAAAGTTCAATTAGTTCTGTATCATCACAAGTAACAGAAACTGCCAACGCTATAGGATTTAATTTAAACACACAAACTTGGGACACTACAGATAATTATAGTAGCTTTAAAGATATACAAACATTTATACAGGCTAATCATGGTAAGATAACAAGTTCGGTTTCTGAAACTGATATTGAAGCTTCTATTGGGAATATAAACATAGGAATAAACAATTTAATTCACAATGGAAACTTTTTAAAAGGTGCAATTCCAGGGAGTACTACAGCCCCGAACTATTGGGGCTTTTGGGGCAACCCTGAGATTTATGGCGAGCAAGGGCAAGGCCCATATATTCTTACTGGAACACTATATATAGGACATCAAATTTATAACTCGGGAATTTCACAGGAACTAACTGATATATTAGAGCCAAATACAACTTATACAATAGTATTTAATTCTTCAAAGGAAAGCGTTAATGGGGTTTATAATCAAATGGAGTACTATGACAGTAATAAAAACTGCATAGGCACTACTAAGTTTGATTACGATTATTCAAAGCCTAATACACCACAATCTTTTACCTTCACAACTCCGGCAAGTTTCGTAGCCGTAGATTTCGCTCATGGCGGAACAGCTCAAGTATGGAGGAGTGGTTACCTAACGAGTATTGGAAATGTTGTGCTCGTAGAAGGTACTAAAGCTCCTAGCAGTTTTGTATATAATTTAGACGATATACAAAAACAAATTGATCAAAATACTAGTACTATAAGTCAACAAGCGAATCTTATAAGCACTAAAGTAGATGTAAATGGTGTAATAAGTACAATACAACAGAACCCAACCTCGGTACAATATGCATTTAATCAAATTAATTCAGCTATGATTCAAATAGATGGCGCTGGGTTACATATTGGAAACGGAGGAATAGAAATTAAAAATAAATCTGGCAATATTGTATTTAATACGGATTCCAATGGAGATTTAAATATGAGAGGTACCTTATCTCAATATGATTCGAATGGACAAATATCAACGGATATTCGTAACAACGCATTTAATTGCTATGACTGGAAAAGCAGTGGTAATTTTGTCGGATCATTAACAGCATCTGAGAGTGATGATGGACACCTTGGTGTTGCTGTCTATTCAGACAATGGAGACGAGTTATATTTAGGCAATTTTGTTGGAAGTGCAGGAAGAGCTGTAAGCTTAATTACAATTAGTCAATTAAAACAATATCCAATAAATTTTAATGGTAATATGGATTTGCATAATTACAACATAAATAATCCAGGTAATTTAGTGCAAACTCAAAGCGATGGGTTTATAAATTATATAAGGATGCATAATGGTTCCAATGGTGCTTATATGGAAGTTGCTAATGTGGATCACCTATACGGTATAAATGTGTGGAACTCTGATATTAGTTTTAAATATGCAATTGCAGATAGTACAGAAAATGCTTTGGACATTATAAATAGATTTAAGCACAGGCAGTTTCATTGGAAGGAAGATGGCAGGCATCAAGAACTAGGATATGTTTCTCAAGAGCTATATGCTATTAATCCAGCGTTAGTATTATCTGTACCACAGAAAAACGGGACAGTCATTATGCAACCAAGAGACGATATGATTATCCCTTATTTAAGTAAAAGTATACAAGAAGAAGATGCTAAAGTTGAACAACTAAAAAGTAAGATAATTAGTTTAGAAAATCGAATACTTATGCTAGAAAATCAAAACAAAACAGCTTAA
- a CDS encoding DUF1617 family protein: MELSNRKIIENLSALRTVSNKQLPIKASYAIAKNINKIEEELKIFRKEKEKLINKYGQKNNNGKLAIDDKGKIELADAEGYNKDLNELLDIKTDIDIHKFKLDIINNVQFSPLEIQAIECMIEE, translated from the coding sequence ATGGAACTAAGTAATAGAAAGATAATAGAAAACTTAAGCGCTTTAAGGACAGTATCTAACAAGCAACTACCTATAAAAGCTAGTTATGCTATAGCTAAAAATATAAATAAAATAGAAGAAGAGCTTAAAATTTTTAGAAAAGAAAAAGAAAAACTTATTAATAAATATGGTCAAAAAAATAATAATGGGAAATTAGCAATAGATGATAAAGGAAAAATTGAACTTGCAGATGCAGAAGGATATAATAAAGATCTTAATGAATTGCTTGATATAAAAACAGATATAGATATTCATAAATTTAAGTTAGATATTATTAACAACGTTCAATTTTCACCACTTGAAATACAAGCAATAGAATGCATGATAGAAGAATAA